A region of Modestobacter marinus DNA encodes the following proteins:
- a CDS encoding IclR family transcriptional regulator domain-containing protein: protein MAGRGTGPDFVEALARGLDVLACFDADHPVMSLSDVATAAGLARPTARRLLLTLEELGFVRSSAGAFRLTPKVLTLGMAYVGALGLWEIARPHLETLVAQTGESSSMAQLDGSDIVYVARVAVPKLITLRVEIGTRFPAAQTSQGKVLLAALSPAELEATLAEPSRAGLPTYIGRSADQLQTELTEVRARGWALADEELAPGVRSVAVPVRDGTGAVRAAMNVTVHAAETSTDRLLTEHLPRLLRTAGDISAEWALWQTRPHVEVTRRPDGSTAAG from the coding sequence GTGGCTGGACGGGGTACCGGGCCGGACTTCGTGGAGGCGCTCGCGCGCGGGCTCGACGTGCTGGCCTGCTTCGACGCCGACCACCCGGTGATGTCGCTCAGCGACGTCGCCACCGCCGCCGGGCTGGCCCGCCCCACGGCACGCCGGCTGCTGCTGACCCTGGAGGAGCTGGGCTTCGTCCGGTCCTCCGCCGGCGCCTTCCGGCTGACCCCGAAGGTGCTCACCCTCGGCATGGCCTACGTCGGGGCGCTTGGGCTGTGGGAGATCGCCCGCCCGCACCTGGAGACCCTGGTCGCGCAGACCGGAGAGTCCTCCTCGATGGCCCAGCTGGACGGCTCGGACATCGTCTACGTCGCCCGGGTCGCCGTCCCGAAGCTGATCACCCTGCGGGTGGAGATCGGCACGCGCTTCCCCGCCGCGCAGACCTCGCAGGGCAAGGTGCTGCTCGCCGCCCTCTCCCCCGCCGAGCTGGAGGCCACCCTCGCCGAGCCGAGCCGGGCCGGGCTGCCCACCTACATCGGCCGCTCCGCCGACCAGCTGCAGACCGAGCTGACCGAGGTCCGCGCCCGCGGCTGGGCCCTGGCCGACGAGGAGCTGGCGCCGGGCGTCCGCTCGGTCGCGGTGCCGGTCCGGGACGGCACCGGAGCCGTCCGCGCCGCGATGAACGTGACGGTGCACGCCGCCGAGACCTCCACCGACCGGTTGCTCACCGAACACCTCCCCCGGTTGCTGCGCACCGCGGGGGACATCAGCGCCGAGTGGGCGCTGTGGCAGACCCGGCCGCACGTCGAGGTCACCCGCCGGCCGGACGGCTCCACCGCCGCCGGCTGA
- the paaA gene encoding 1,2-phenylacetyl-CoA epoxidase subunit PaaA: MSAPTLDRPAAPDPDEVDTAALQEQFNATIAADHRIEPRDWMPEGYRKGLIRQIAQHAHSEIIGMQPEGDWLLAAPSLRRKAILLAKVQDEAGHGLYLYSAAETLGADRADLTDKLIERKQKYSSIFNYPTLTYADVGVIGWLVDGAAICNQVPLCRSSYGPYARAMIRVCKEESFHQRQGYELLMTMMGGTPEQQAMVQDAVDRWWWPSLMMFGPPDDDSPNSAQSMAWGVKRHSNDELRQRFVDMTVPQAEVLGVTLPDPELALDPETGRYRFGPIDWSEFKQVLAGNGPCNDERIARRRAARDDNAWVTEAATAYAEKHAAAVHAVNA; encoded by the coding sequence ATGTCTGCGCCCACGCTGGACCGCCCGGCCGCACCCGACCCTGACGAAGTCGACACCGCAGCGCTGCAGGAGCAGTTCAACGCCACGATCGCGGCCGACCACCGCATCGAGCCGCGCGACTGGATGCCCGAGGGCTACCGCAAGGGCCTGATCCGGCAGATCGCCCAGCACGCACACTCGGAGATCATCGGCATGCAGCCCGAGGGCGACTGGCTGCTCGCCGCCCCCAGCCTGAGGCGCAAGGCGATCCTGCTGGCCAAGGTGCAGGACGAGGCCGGCCACGGGCTGTACCTCTACTCGGCCGCCGAGACCCTCGGCGCCGACCGGGCCGACCTCACCGACAAGCTCATCGAGCGCAAGCAGAAGTACAGCTCGATCTTCAACTACCCCACGCTCACCTACGCCGACGTCGGCGTCATCGGCTGGCTGGTCGACGGTGCGGCGATCTGCAACCAGGTGCCGCTGTGCCGCAGCTCCTACGGGCCCTACGCCCGGGCGATGATCCGGGTCTGCAAGGAGGAGTCCTTCCACCAGCGGCAGGGCTACGAGCTGCTGATGACCATGATGGGCGGCACTCCCGAGCAGCAGGCAATGGTGCAGGACGCCGTCGACCGCTGGTGGTGGCCCTCGCTGATGATGTTCGGCCCGCCGGACGACGACAGCCCCAACTCGGCGCAGTCGATGGCGTGGGGGGTCAAGCGGCACAGCAACGACGAGCTGCGCCAGCGCTTCGTCGACATGACCGTGCCCCAGGCCGAGGTGCTCGGCGTGACCCTCCCCGACCCGGAGCTCGCGCTGGACCCCGAGACCGGCCGCTACCGCTTCGGCCCGATCGACTGGTCGGAGTTCAAGCAGGTGCTGGCCGGCAACGGCCCGTGCAACGACGAGCGGATCGCCCGCCGCCGGGCCGCCCGCGACGACAACGCCTGGGTCACCGAGGCCGCGACCGCCTACGCCGAGAAGCACGCCGCCGCCGTGCACGCGGTGAACGCCTGA
- a CDS encoding extradiol ring-cleavage dioxygenase → MAELAAVIASTHHPFYYRASTATGADRPPFADEWVAKIEAFRETLTRAEPDVLVMVGSDHFHQLWLDNMPQFLVGKAPFFDANFHNEEREFGLPKMTLRGEEDLAAHLLRDGLDRDFDLAFSNELRIDHSITCPIITLRPQADLPIVPVYTNIFAPPLPQPKRFVALGRAIREMVESWESDKRVAVIGTGHLSLELGGPRQFGEHGPDPEFDRKAVEWIASGDIEGCLAEVSLESLHHPGNATHGFMDFMLMMGVAGEGAKADHVDTLDLFHTMEAYFTWYPNGVPSGSGVSA, encoded by the coding sequence ATGGCTGAACTGGCCGCGGTCATCGCGTCCACCCACCACCCCTTCTACTACCGGGCCAGCACCGCCACCGGTGCCGACCGGCCGCCGTTCGCCGACGAGTGGGTGGCGAAGATCGAGGCGTTCCGCGAGACGCTGACCCGCGCCGAGCCCGACGTCCTGGTGATGGTGGGCAGCGACCACTTCCACCAGCTGTGGCTGGACAACATGCCGCAGTTCCTCGTGGGCAAGGCGCCGTTCTTCGACGCCAACTTCCACAACGAGGAGCGCGAGTTCGGGCTGCCGAAGATGACGCTGCGCGGCGAGGAGGACCTCGCGGCGCACCTGCTGCGCGACGGGCTGGACCGCGACTTCGACCTGGCGTTCAGCAACGAGCTGCGGATCGACCACAGCATCACCTGCCCGATCATCACCCTCCGCCCGCAGGCGGACCTGCCGATCGTGCCGGTCTACACCAACATCTTCGCCCCGCCGCTGCCCCAGCCGAAGCGCTTCGTCGCACTCGGCCGGGCGATCCGGGAGATGGTCGAGTCCTGGGAGAGCGACAAGCGGGTGGCGGTGATCGGCACCGGGCACCTGTCCCTGGAGCTGGGCGGGCCCCGCCAGTTCGGGGAGCACGGGCCAGACCCGGAGTTCGACCGCAAGGCCGTCGAGTGGATCGCCAGCGGGGACATCGAGGGCTGCCTGGCCGAGGTGTCCCTGGAGTCCCTGCACCACCCGGGCAACGCCACCCACGGGTTCATGGACTTCATGCTGATGATGGGCGTGGCCGGCGAGGGCGCGAAGGCCGACCACGTCGACACCCTCGACCTGTTCCACACCATGGAGGCCTACTTCACCTGGTACCCCAACGGGGTCCCGAGCGGCAGCGGGGTGTCGGCATGA
- the paaK gene encoding phenylacetate--CoA ligase PaaK has product MTTATGNTGTDEGIRRLGSAPDPALLDPAERMGVDELRALQLERLQWTLRHVYANVPHYRTAFDAAGVHPDDCRELADLARFPTTSKADLRENYPFGMFAVPQEQVRRVHASSGTTGRPTVVGYTEDDIETWATVMARSIRAAGGRAGDKLHNAYGYGLFTGGLGAHYGAEKLGCTVIPVSGGMTPRQVQLIQDFQPRVIMVTPSYLLTIIDEFEKQGLDPRACSLQIGIFGAEPWTEEMRREMEERLDIEAIDIYGLSEVMGPGIAQECVETKDGLHIWEDHFYPEVIDPDTGEVLPEGERGELVFTSLTKQAMPVIRYRTRDLTRLLPGTARPGMRRMEKVTGRTDDMIILRGVNVFPTQIEEVVLRTPGLSPHFSLELTTRGRMDHLTVHVEARPDCPTDRRAAAAGEVGQAVKDTIGITVDVSVVDPETLARSVGKLQRLTDRRERSGA; this is encoded by the coding sequence ATGACCACAGCGACCGGGAACACGGGCACGGACGAGGGCATCCGCCGGCTGGGCTCGGCGCCCGACCCGGCGCTGCTCGACCCGGCCGAGCGGATGGGCGTCGACGAGCTGCGCGCGCTGCAGCTGGAGCGACTGCAGTGGACCCTGCGGCACGTCTACGCCAACGTGCCGCACTACCGGACGGCGTTCGACGCCGCCGGCGTGCACCCCGACGACTGCCGTGAGCTGGCCGACCTCGCGCGGTTCCCGACCACGAGCAAGGCCGACCTGCGGGAGAACTACCCGTTCGGCATGTTCGCCGTCCCGCAGGAGCAGGTCCGCCGGGTGCACGCCTCCTCGGGCACGACCGGGCGGCCGACCGTGGTCGGCTACACCGAGGACGACATCGAGACCTGGGCGACCGTCATGGCCCGCTCCATCCGGGCGGCCGGCGGCCGGGCCGGGGACAAGCTGCACAACGCCTACGGCTACGGCCTGTTCACCGGCGGCCTGGGCGCGCACTACGGCGCGGAGAAGCTGGGCTGCACGGTCATCCCGGTCTCCGGTGGCATGACCCCGCGCCAGGTGCAGCTGATCCAGGACTTCCAGCCGCGGGTGATCATGGTGACGCCGTCCTACCTGCTCACGATCATCGACGAGTTCGAGAAGCAGGGCCTGGACCCCCGCGCCTGCTCGCTGCAGATCGGCATCTTCGGCGCCGAGCCGTGGACCGAGGAGATGCGCCGGGAGATGGAGGAGCGCCTGGACATCGAGGCGATCGACATCTACGGCCTGTCGGAGGTGATGGGGCCCGGCATCGCGCAGGAGTGCGTCGAGACCAAGGACGGCCTGCACATCTGGGAGGACCACTTCTACCCGGAGGTCATCGACCCCGACACCGGCGAGGTGCTCCCGGAGGGCGAGCGGGGCGAGCTGGTGTTCACCTCGCTGACCAAGCAGGCGATGCCGGTCATCCGCTACCGCACCCGTGACCTCACCCGGCTGCTCCCGGGCACCGCCCGGCCGGGCATGCGCCGGATGGAGAAGGTCACCGGCCGGACCGACGACATGATCATCCTGCGTGGGGTCAACGTCTTCCCGACCCAGATCGAGGAGGTCGTGCTCCGCACCCCCGGGCTGTCCCCGCACTTCTCCCTCGAGCTGACCACCCGCGGCCGGATGGACCACCTGACCGTGCACGTGGAGGCCCGACCGGACTGCCCGACCGACCGCCGCGCCGCCGCGGCCGGCGAGGTCGGCCAGGCCGTGAAGGACACGATCGGGATCACGGTGGACGTCTCGGTCGTCGACCCCGAGACGCTGGCCCGCTCGGTGGGCAAGCTGCAACGGCTCACCGACCGCCGCGAGCGGAGCGGGGCGTGA
- a CDS encoding CaiB/BaiF CoA transferase family protein gives MTGHPLPPGSSAGPGPLSGLLVADFSRVLAGPYATMLLADMGAEVVKVESPGGDDTRSWQPPVREGVSTYYLGVNRNKRSIALDLKDPADAAAAQELARRADIVIENFKTGGLGRFGLDYATVSATNPGVVYASITGFGPQPGGAQLPGYDLIVQAISGLMSLTGDPEGEPFRAGISVFDVMAGLHATIGVLSALNVRHETGRGQHVEVNLLSSALSGLVNHASAVVAGGVVPFRMGNSHPSLFPYEPLPCADGDLIITAGNNGQFRRLVEVLGVPELADDPRFARNEDRTANRDELRPLLVERLRTRTKQDWFTDIIAAGVPCGPINTVDQGVAFAESIGLDPVVTVGEGTAAVPSVRHPITFSETPADYRLPPPALDEHGAELRRWLATEEDA, from the coding sequence ATGACTGGACACCCACTGCCACCCGGCTCCTCGGCAGGCCCAGGACCGCTCTCCGGCCTGCTGGTGGCCGACTTCTCCCGGGTCCTGGCCGGGCCCTACGCCACCATGCTGCTGGCCGACATGGGCGCCGAGGTGGTCAAGGTCGAGAGCCCCGGCGGCGACGACACCCGCAGCTGGCAGCCGCCGGTGCGCGAGGGCGTGTCGACCTACTACCTGGGCGTCAACCGCAACAAGCGCTCCATCGCCCTGGACCTCAAGGACCCGGCCGACGCCGCCGCCGCGCAGGAGCTGGCCCGCCGGGCCGACATCGTCATCGAGAACTTCAAGACCGGCGGGCTGGGCCGCTTCGGCCTGGACTATGCGACGGTCAGCGCGACGAACCCCGGCGTCGTCTACGCCTCGATCACCGGCTTCGGCCCGCAGCCCGGTGGCGCGCAGCTGCCCGGCTACGACCTGATCGTGCAGGCCATCTCCGGCCTGATGAGCCTCACCGGCGACCCCGAGGGCGAGCCGTTCCGGGCCGGGATCTCGGTCTTCGACGTGATGGCCGGCCTGCACGCCACCATCGGCGTGCTGTCGGCGCTCAACGTGCGGCACGAGACCGGGCGCGGCCAGCACGTCGAGGTCAACCTGCTCTCCTCGGCGCTGTCCGGGCTGGTCAACCACGCCAGCGCCGTCGTCGCCGGCGGCGTCGTCCCGTTCCGGATGGGCAACAGCCACCCCAGCCTGTTCCCATACGAGCCGCTGCCCTGCGCCGACGGGGACCTGATCATCACCGCCGGCAACAACGGCCAGTTCCGCCGGCTGGTCGAGGTGCTCGGCGTGCCGGAGCTGGCCGACGACCCGCGCTTCGCCCGCAACGAGGACCGCACGGCCAACCGGGACGAACTGCGCCCGCTGCTGGTGGAGCGGCTGCGCACCCGCACCAAGCAGGACTGGTTCACCGACATCATCGCCGCCGGCGTGCCCTGCGGGCCGATCAACACCGTCGACCAGGGCGTCGCCTTCGCCGAGTCGATCGGCCTGGACCCGGTGGTGACCGTGGGGGAGGGGACGGCGGCGGTGCCCTCGGTGCGCCACCCGATCACCTTCTCCGAGACCCCGGCCGACTACCGACTGCCGCCGCCGGCCCTGGACGAGCACGGCGCCGAGCTGCGACGGTGGCTGGCCACCGAGGAGGACGCGTGA
- a CDS encoding amidohydrolase family protein: MSQPDTDVAGQATDRPVVLRNGTVLTMDDAHTVLPDADVLVVDGRIAAVGPQLEVPAGTLEIDAQGGVVMPGMIDTHRHMWQTAMRGYGADWTLTQYFVWYYLEHGKAFRPEDVYAGNLLSAWDAVEAGVTTTVDWSHGLQTVDHAEAAADALLAVPGRFLLAYGNIQAGPWEWATDPAVQAFLKRRQDEGKLGLQLAFDVTGDPAFPEKPAFEAARELGLPVTTHAGVWGATNDDGIRLMHENGFMTPETVYVHAATLTTDSYHRIAATGGSISVSTESEQSAGQGYPPTWQVRRHGIPVSLSMDTSVWWSSDLFSAMRSTLGADRSREHLEAHAQGQTVTQVHLRAEQVVDWATRGGALALGRDDLGSLEPGKQGDVVLIKNDRSPVSFPVLNPYGHVAFQAQRGDVHTVLVGGRVVKHEHQLVGADLASVRRTVEATVEHLQSTLGPEAWAAGMNPDLPDDDVLDNPYTYTEYKSHSTHGARGNVFGEPSLDQHTAH; encoded by the coding sequence ATGTCCCAGCCCGACACCGACGTCGCGGGGCAGGCGACCGACCGCCCGGTCGTGCTGCGCAACGGCACCGTGCTGACCATGGACGACGCGCACACGGTGCTGCCCGACGCCGACGTGCTCGTCGTCGACGGCCGGATCGCCGCCGTCGGCCCGCAGCTGGAGGTGCCGGCCGGGACCCTGGAGATCGACGCGCAGGGCGGCGTCGTCATGCCCGGCATGATCGACACCCACCGGCACATGTGGCAGACCGCGATGCGCGGCTACGGCGCCGACTGGACCCTCACCCAGTACTTCGTCTGGTACTACCTCGAGCACGGCAAGGCCTTCCGCCCCGAGGACGTGTACGCCGGCAACCTGCTCTCGGCCTGGGACGCCGTCGAGGCCGGGGTGACCACCACGGTCGACTGGTCGCACGGGCTGCAGACCGTCGACCACGCCGAGGCCGCCGCCGACGCCCTGCTCGCCGTCCCCGGCCGGTTCCTGCTGGCTTACGGCAACATCCAGGCCGGCCCGTGGGAGTGGGCCACCGACCCGGCCGTGCAGGCGTTCCTGAAGCGCCGCCAGGACGAGGGGAAGCTCGGGCTGCAGCTGGCCTTCGACGTCACCGGCGACCCGGCGTTCCCGGAGAAGCCCGCCTTCGAGGCGGCGCGCGAGCTCGGGCTGCCGGTCACCACGCACGCCGGCGTCTGGGGCGCCACCAACGACGACGGCATCCGGCTGATGCACGAGAACGGGTTCATGACCCCCGAGACGGTCTACGTGCACGCCGCCACGCTGACCACCGACTCCTACCACCGGATCGCCGCGACCGGCGGCTCGATCTCGGTGTCCACGGAGTCCGAGCAGAGCGCCGGGCAGGGCTACCCGCCCACCTGGCAGGTGCGCCGGCACGGCATCCCGGTCTCGCTGTCGATGGACACCAGCGTGTGGTGGAGCAGCGACCTGTTCTCCGCGATGCGCAGCACCCTGGGCGCCGACCGCTCCCGCGAGCACCTCGAGGCGCACGCCCAGGGGCAGACGGTCACCCAGGTGCACCTGCGGGCCGAGCAGGTCGTCGACTGGGCCACCCGGGGCGGCGCGCTGGCGCTGGGCCGGGACGACCTGGGCAGCCTGGAGCCGGGCAAGCAGGGCGACGTCGTGCTGATCAAGAACGACCGGTCGCCGGTCTCCTTCCCGGTGCTCAACCCCTACGGGCACGTGGCCTTCCAGGCACAGCGCGGCGACGTGCACACCGTGCTCGTCGGCGGCCGGGTGGTGAAGCACGAGCACCAGCTCGTCGGCGCCGACCTGGCGTCGGTGCGGCGGACCGTCGAGGCGACGGTCGAGCACCTGCAGTCGACCCTCGGCCCGGAGGCGTGGGCGGCCGGCATGAACCCGGACCTGCCGGACGACGACGTGCTGGACAACCCGTACACCTACACCGAGTACAAGTCCCACTCCACGCACGGCGCACGGGGCAACGTCTTCGGTGAGCCCTCGCTGGACCAGCACACCGCACACTGA
- the paaZ gene encoding phenylacetic acid degradation bifunctional protein PaaZ, producing MTAPMLPSYVAGRWYTAPDEGTPVADAVTGETVVRVSSTGLDVPAMLDHARSVGGPALRELTFHQRGALLKQLGLRLMADKDAFYALSRRTGCTDRDTAVDVDGGFGTLLSYASKARRELPDDTVVLDGAPEPLGRGGTFLGQHLYTPLRGVAVQVNAFNFPVWGFLEKFAPAFLAGVPTVVKPGSQTAYLTEAVVRSIVDSGLLPEGSLQLLAGSAAGVLDGLAGQDLVFFTGSASTARKLRSHPAVVANSVRFNAEADSLNCAVLGPDATPDTPEFGLFVDQLVTEMTVKAGQKCTAIRRALVPRELVDDVVEATRAALAEVVVGAPGAEGVTMGALASLDQRQEVLRAVKALRGVADLVAGDPDDFSVVGADRDRGAFLPPMLLRCDDLSAGEPHDVEAFGPVSTVLPYDGVAHAVELAARGQGSLVGSIVTHDPAVAREFVLGAAHSHGRVLVLDRDDAGENTGHGSPLPVLVHGGPGRAGGGEELGGIRGVLHHMQRTAVQGSPDMLTTIGGRWVTGAQRRDDGVHPFRKSLAELRIGDSVTAGPRAVTLADIEHFAEFTGDTFYAHMDEAAAAANPLFGGRVAHGYLIVSWAAGLFVDPDPGPVLANYGVDALRFLTPVKPGAELTVTLTCKQITPRGGAEHGEVRWDAVVVDGDGKPVATYDVLTMVAKTWPPAADPS from the coding sequence ATGACCGCACCGATGCTGCCCAGCTACGTCGCCGGCCGCTGGTACACCGCCCCCGACGAGGGGACGCCGGTCGCCGACGCCGTCACCGGCGAGACCGTCGTCCGGGTCTCCAGCACCGGGCTGGACGTGCCGGCGATGCTCGACCACGCCCGCTCGGTCGGCGGCCCGGCGCTGCGCGAGCTGACCTTCCACCAGCGCGGCGCCCTGCTCAAGCAGCTGGGGCTGCGGCTGATGGCGGACAAGGACGCGTTCTACGCGCTGTCCCGGCGCACCGGCTGCACCGACCGGGACACCGCCGTGGACGTCGACGGCGGCTTCGGCACCCTGCTGTCCTACGCCAGCAAGGCCCGCCGGGAACTGCCCGACGACACCGTCGTGCTCGACGGCGCCCCCGAGCCGCTGGGCCGGGGCGGCACTTTCCTCGGCCAGCACCTGTACACGCCGCTGCGCGGGGTCGCCGTGCAGGTCAACGCGTTCAACTTCCCGGTCTGGGGCTTCCTGGAGAAGTTCGCGCCCGCCTTTCTCGCCGGCGTGCCGACCGTGGTGAAGCCGGGCAGCCAGACCGCCTACCTGACCGAGGCCGTCGTCCGGTCGATCGTCGACAGCGGCCTGCTGCCCGAGGGCAGCCTGCAGCTGCTCGCCGGCAGCGCCGCCGGCGTCCTCGACGGGCTGGCCGGGCAGGACCTGGTCTTCTTCACCGGCTCGGCGTCCACCGCCCGCAAGCTGCGCAGCCACCCCGCGGTGGTGGCGAACTCGGTGCGGTTCAACGCCGAGGCCGACTCGCTCAACTGCGCGGTGCTCGGCCCCGACGCCACCCCGGACACGCCCGAGTTCGGGCTGTTCGTCGACCAGCTGGTCACCGAGATGACGGTCAAGGCCGGGCAGAAGTGCACGGCCATCCGCCGGGCGCTGGTGCCCCGCGAGCTCGTGGACGACGTCGTGGAGGCGACCCGCGCGGCGCTGGCCGAGGTCGTCGTCGGTGCGCCGGGCGCCGAGGGCGTCACGATGGGCGCGCTGGCGAGCCTGGACCAGCGGCAGGAGGTGCTCCGGGCGGTGAAGGCGCTGCGCGGGGTCGCCGACCTGGTCGCCGGGGACCCCGACGACTTCTCCGTGGTCGGCGCCGACCGCGACCGCGGCGCCTTCCTGCCGCCGATGCTGCTGCGCTGCGACGACCTCTCCGCCGGCGAGCCGCACGACGTCGAGGCGTTCGGGCCGGTGAGCACGGTGCTGCCGTACGACGGCGTGGCGCACGCGGTGGAGCTGGCCGCCCGCGGGCAGGGCAGCCTGGTCGGCTCGATCGTCACCCACGACCCGGCGGTCGCCCGGGAGTTCGTGCTCGGCGCCGCGCACTCCCACGGCCGGGTGCTGGTGCTGGACCGGGACGACGCCGGGGAGAACACCGGGCACGGCTCCCCGCTGCCGGTGCTGGTGCACGGCGGGCCGGGGCGGGCCGGCGGTGGCGAGGAGCTCGGCGGCATCCGCGGGGTGCTGCACCACATGCAGCGCACCGCCGTGCAGGGCTCGCCGGACATGCTGACCACCATCGGTGGGCGCTGGGTGACCGGCGCCCAGCGGCGCGACGACGGCGTGCACCCGTTCCGGAAGTCGCTGGCCGAGCTGCGGATCGGCGACTCGGTCACCGCCGGGCCGCGGGCGGTCACCCTGGCCGACATCGAGCACTTCGCCGAGTTCACCGGCGACACCTTCTACGCCCACATGGACGAGGCGGCCGCGGCGGCCAACCCGCTGTTCGGCGGGCGGGTCGCGCACGGCTACCTGATCGTCTCCTGGGCCGCCGGGCTGTTCGTCGACCCCGACCCCGGCCCGGTGCTGGCCAACTACGGCGTGGACGCCCTGCGGTTCCTCACCCCGGTCAAGCCGGGCGCGGAGCTGACGGTCACGCTGACCTGCAAGCAGATCACCCCCCGGGGCGGCGCCGAGCACGGCGAGGTGCGCTGGGACGCCGTCGTCGTCGACGGCGACGGGAAGCCGGTGGCCACCTACGACGTGCTGACCATGGTGGCGAAGACCTGGCCCCCGGCGGCCGACCCGAGCTGA
- a CDS encoding citryl-CoA lyase has translation MTTPEYPTALGASSRESITLLGTDLARDVMGTVGFGELAFWLATQRRPTPGETRVFEAVLAALADHGFTPTAIVTRLTYLSAPDSVQGALAAGLLGGGSRFLGVTEDSGRFLDDVLTGVDGELPTDDAGWDALALETVTAQRAARRFVPGLGHHVHKDGDPRTPRLFQIATEEGLFGPHLSLFAAIGRVHPQVLGKTLPLNGAGVCGAVLADLGLPLELLRGFALLARTAGLIGQLAEELRHPVANDVFLSVDLNNRSVAPDPYVPDLNGDSHG, from the coding sequence GTGACCACCCCCGAGTACCCGACCGCGCTGGGCGCCTCCAGCCGTGAGTCGATCACGCTGCTGGGCACCGACCTGGCCCGTGACGTCATGGGCACCGTCGGCTTCGGCGAGCTGGCCTTCTGGCTGGCCACCCAGCGGCGGCCCACGCCGGGGGAGACCCGGGTCTTCGAGGCGGTGCTGGCCGCGCTCGCCGACCACGGCTTCACCCCCACCGCGATCGTCACCCGGCTCACCTACCTGTCGGCGCCGGACTCGGTGCAGGGCGCGCTCGCCGCCGGCCTGCTCGGTGGCGGCTCACGCTTCCTCGGCGTCACCGAGGACTCCGGCCGGTTCCTCGACGACGTGCTGACCGGCGTGGACGGCGAGCTGCCGACCGACGACGCCGGCTGGGACGCCCTGGCCCTGGAGACGGTGACCGCCCAGCGGGCGGCGCGGCGCTTCGTGCCCGGGCTCGGCCACCACGTGCACAAGGACGGCGACCCGCGCACCCCGCGGCTGTTCCAGATCGCCACCGAGGAGGGGCTGTTCGGCCCGCACCTCTCGCTGTTCGCCGCGATCGGCCGGGTGCACCCCCAGGTGCTCGGCAAGACCCTGCCGCTCAACGGCGCCGGCGTGTGCGGTGCTGTGCTCGCCGACCTGGGCCTGCCGCTGGAGCTGCTGCGCGGCTTCGCCCTGCTGGCCCGCACCGCCGGGCTGATCGGGCAGCTGGCCGAGGAGCTGCGGCACCCGGTGGCCAACGACGTCTTCCTGTCCGTGGACCTCAACAACCGGTCCGTCGCCCCCGACCCGTACGTCCCTGACCTCAACGGAGACAGTCATGGCTGA
- a CDS encoding TetR/AcrR family transcriptional regulator, whose product MTVIPARRGRPGHSLDSLLDTAVAVFIERGYEATSMDELAARLGVTKSAIYHHVPSKVELLRLALDRALNALFAVLDEPGALDGPAIDRLEHVVRGSVRVLATHLPFVTLLLRVRGNSAVESEALGRRREFDRVVTDLVRLAEEEGDVRPDVDPAVTSRLLFGTVNSLTEWYRPGRGLDADALADALVTTTFSGLRTAPAAPVPPEAPR is encoded by the coding sequence ATGACCGTGATCCCGGCCCGGCGCGGGCGGCCCGGGCACTCCCTGGACTCGCTGCTGGACACCGCGGTGGCCGTGTTCATCGAGCGCGGGTACGAGGCGACGAGCATGGACGAGCTGGCCGCCCGGCTCGGCGTCACCAAGTCGGCGATCTACCACCACGTGCCCAGCAAGGTGGAGCTGCTGCGGCTGGCCCTCGACCGTGCGCTGAACGCGCTGTTCGCCGTCCTGGACGAACCCGGGGCGCTCGACGGTCCGGCCATCGACCGGCTGGAGCACGTCGTCCGCGGCTCGGTGCGGGTGCTGGCCACCCACCTGCCGTTCGTCACCCTGCTGCTGCGGGTGCGCGGGAACTCCGCGGTCGAGTCCGAGGCGCTGGGCCGGCGCCGCGAGTTCGACCGGGTCGTCACCGACCTGGTCCGCCTGGCCGAGGAGGAGGGCGACGTGCGACCCGACGTCGACCCCGCGGTCACCAGCCGGCTGCTGTTCGGCACCGTCAACTCCCTCACCGAGTGGTACCGCCCCGGCCGCGGCCTGGACGCCGACGCGCTGGCCGACGCGCTGGTCACCACCACCTTCAGCGGCCTGCGCACCGCCCCCGCCGCACCCGTCCCCCCGGAGGCACCGCGATGA